From a region of the Calliphora vicina chromosome 4, idCalVici1.1, whole genome shotgun sequence genome:
- the Dip-C gene encoding xaa-Pro dipeptidase — MATFQMGPQTHAVPMALFRKNRQKVCAALRESSAVEKGSFVLLEGGKDVSFNDTDTNYHFRQESYFQYLFGVKEPDCFGVLNVESGESVLFVPRLPEDYATWMGRLLSLEEFKCMYEVDRVLYVDELNSFFEKAAPKLILTLSGVNSDSGLRSKPASFEGIEKFVVNCDILHPIVAECRVIKSAEEIEVLRYVAKVSSDAHIKVMQFMRPGRSEYEGESVFLHHSYSVGGCRHTSYTCICGSGVNSAVLHYGHAAAPNDKAVKDGDMCLFDMGANYCGYAADITCSFPANGKFNEDQKFIYNSVLAARNAVLKEAKDGVSWVDMHRLSCRVLLQHLKEGGMLQGDVEEMLAAGLAGTFQPHGLGHLIGLDVHDVGGYLPDQPARPSEPWISKLRFARVLQDGMYVTVEPGCYFVDILMDKALADPKLNKFIVKDVFERFRLFGGVRIEDDVLITKTGNENFAIVPRTVEEIEKCMSERN; from the coding sequence ATGGCTACTTTTCAAATGGGTCCTCAAACTCATGCCGTTCCAATGGCATTGTTTCGCAAAAATCGTCAAAAGGTGTGTGCCGCTCTAAGAGAAAGTAGTGCAGTGGAAAAGGGATCGTTTGTTTTATTGGAGGGTGGCAAAGATGTCAGTTTTAATGACACCGATACCAACTATCATTTCCGCCAAGAATCCTATTTCCAGTACTTATTTGGCGTCAAGGAACCCGACTGTTTTGGTGTTTTGAATGTTGAGAGTGGAGAATCTGTATTGTTTGTACCCCGTCTTCCCGAGGATTATGCCACCTGGATGGGTCGTTTGTTGAGTTTAGAGGAATTCAAGTGCATGTATGAAGTTGATCGTGTTCTGTATGTCGATGAGCTGAATTCATTCTTTGAAAAAGCTGCtccaaaattgattttaactttGAGCGGTGTCAATTCCGACAGTGGTCTCCGTTCTAAGCCTGCTTCTTTCGAGGGCATAGAGAAATTTGTTGTCAATTGTGACATTTTACATCCCATTGTTGCTGAATGCCGTGTCATCAAGTCAGCCGAGGAAATCGAGGTGTTGCGTTATGTAGCCAAGGTATCTTCAGATGCTCACATTAAAGTCATGCAATTTATGCGTCCCGGACGCAGTGAATATGAGGGTGAATCTGTATTTTTACATCATTCATATTCTGTTGGTGGTTGCCGTCACACCTCCTACACTTGCATCTGTGGTAGTGGTGTTAATTCTGCTGTTTTGCATTATGGCCATGCTGCTGCTCCCAATGACAAGGCTGTCAAGGATGGCGATATGTGTCTCTTTGATATGGGTGCCAATTATTGTGGTTATGCCGCCGACATCACTTGCAGTTTTCCAGCCAATGGTAAATTTAACGAagatcaaaaattcatttacaattccgTCTTGGCTGCCCGTAATGCAGTGCTCAAGGAAGCCAAAGATGGTGTTTCCTGGGTAGATATGCATCGTTTGTCTTGCCGTGTATTATTGCAACATCTTAAGGAGGGTGGCATGTTGCAGGGAGATGTTGAAGAAATGCTGGCTGCCGGTTTGGCTGGCACTTTCCAACCTCATGGCCTGGGCCATTTGATTGGTCTCGATGTCCACGATGTGGGCGGTTATTTGCCCGATCAACCAGCCCGCCCCTCTGAGCCCTGGATTAGCAAGTTGCGTTTCGCTCGCGTTCTTCAGGATGGCATGTATGTCACCGTTGAGCCTGGCTGTTACTTTGTGGACATTTTGATGGACAAAGCCTTGGCTGATCCTAAACTCAATAAATTCATTGTTAAAGATGTCTTTGAACGTTTCCGTTTGTTTGGCGGTGTACGCATAGAAGATGATGTTCTCATTACCAAAACTGGCAATGAGAATTTCGCCATTGTGCCACGTACCGTTGAAGAAATTGAAAAGTGTATGTCTGAACGTAACTGA
- the LOC135958486 gene encoding protein screw-like, producing MVDLVYSQDTAEIKADFLYESVEHMHSLHTEIKQPNGYEFDMVDLLGLGDNHHERLKSQPSLRNSASKFLLEVYNDISEDEAELDHVREHLAQGRRQRRSLREENFITKFDRMEIEKCNNIITFSSKKTLNSNSQLIADIPIASDMLIGFNTNDVPRDLQLVHSGLRIYQQPSLGKYVQNTDTQKATISVYQRVMYRKEYTGALRILTSINTTTTYKGWLEFNMTRILNRWLTQKSSQPGRINELLVGVTLDMDNAAHETKTVEILASDLGLVKPDFSEEMIDLQPFIIGYFNGPELMAKIQTLRFKRDVIKRKRKADFYMPPPPPIQEIYKLPKNCERLNFTLDFKDLHMHNWVIAPKKFEAYFCGGECNFPLGSKMNATNHAIVQTLMHLKQPNLPKPCCVPTVLGSISILHYLNEDSVNLSKYPQSVAKECGCH from the exons ATGGTGGACTTAGTTTACAGCCAAGATACAGCTGAAATTAAAGCTGATTTTCTCTACGAGTCTGTAGAACACATGCATAGTCTTCATACGGAAATTAAGCAGCCCAATGGCTATGAATTTGATATGGTCGATTTATTGGGTTTGGGAGATAATCACCATGAACGCTTGAAGAGTCAACCATCATTACGAAATTCAGCTTCGAAGTTTCTGTTGGAAGTATATAATGATATTAGTGAGGATGAAGCAGAATTGGATCATGTGCGTGAACATTTGGCTCAGGGGAGACGCCAAAGAAGATCTTTGAGAGAAGAGAATTTTATAACGAAATTCGATCGCATGGAAATTGAAAAGTGTAATAATATTATAACATTTTCGAGTAAAA aaaCTTTAAACTCCAATAGCCAACTTATTGCAGACATACCCATTGCTAGTGATATGCTGATTGGCTTCAATACAAATGATGTACCCCGCGACCTACAACTTGTACATTCCGGCCTGAGAATTTACCAACAACCCAGCTTGGGAAAGTATGTACAGAACACAGACACTCAAAAGGCCACAATTTCAGTGTATCAAAGAGTGATGTATCGCAAAGAATATACGGGGGCTTTGAGAATCCTAACCTCAATTAATACCACAACCACCTACAAAGGTTGGCTGGAATTCAATATGACACGCATATTAAATCGCTGGCTAACACAGAAATCTTCCCAACCTGGCCGCATTAATGAATTGCTGGTGGGCGTCACTTTAGATATGGACAATGCTGCTCATGAAACAAAAACTGTGGAAATCTTAGCCAGTGATTTGGGTTTGGTTAAACCGGATTTCTCCGAGGAAATGATAGACTTGCAGCCATTTATTATAGGCTACTTTAATGGGCCCGAGTTGATGGCCAAAATTCAGACATTACGTTTTAAACGCGACGTTATTAAACGTAAACGCAAGGCCGATTTCTATATGCCGCCTCCACCACCCATACAAGAAATCTATAAGCTGCCCAAAAACTGTGAACGTTTGAATTTCACTTTGGACTTTAAGGATTTACATATGCACAATTGGGTGATAGCTCCCAAAAaatttgaagcatatttttgtGGCGGTGAATGCAATTTCCCTTTGGGTTCGAAAATGAATGCCACCAATCATGCCATAGTGCAAACGTTAATGCATTTGAAACAGCCCAACTTACCGAAACCCTGTTGTGTACCCACTGTTTTGGGTTCCATATCGATATTGCATTATCTGAACGAAGACAGTGTTAATTTGAGTAAATATCCTCAAAGTGTGGCCAAGGAGTGTGGTTGTCATtag